The Arctopsyche grandis isolate Sample6627 chromosome 7, ASM5162203v2, whole genome shotgun sequence genome includes a window with the following:
- the LOC143914739 gene encoding uncharacterized protein LOC143914739 isoform X5, with product MSRRNGSGSGSTSLSRAEQIASGRLRMDRNPTHTRLNDPSLAVGRRKEIDNVMKRARAASPGTWDRKLLEVEEKDPNRWRHTGYKQMYLDGGGSSGGSASPPPRRSRSRSPRMRRSPPPLVTTTTPYHRLSRERDRKDHAVVSSTQRIRPETSQPVVSSSRDRDRERERERERDRDRERERERERERERERTNRPPLPRTRPPSPPPRRGGRSPSGSSVSSCSDDSCSVCSVKKHGRQRSRSRSFSVPRSSSTKLPPPSSGSNWPPPSAPPSSQPHRKLTKPLNSGNANAGPSTLSLRRTASSTVSGSRINVASTKKPKPPSSAPVPPSSRLGPTSSREVVTDSAAAKKRSRDEKVLEWQRTQLDAHKTRKPEKPHPSTPPSPPTQPKERLPHKLKTRIKKEDDRPKKKSTGDKKSRTESANADISPEVIAAALAGDSSGEDDSTTDDDSLQHQHHNENRLTLSERFGKMAQWSADRSNAMQNMRITRGAAVDGGGLTVRIEEIDNMTGEPTGEHGTPPHRHSPAPEGHYPDELLASAPGGLPSWDDVRVRYDYYKKRGYLRGLTLSDYIKWEEWWYRYQQWLKQERSYERWTRSSGSSHRRRRGNSSQHSAN from the exons ATGTCGCGACGAAATGGCAGCGGAAGCGGTTCCACCAGCCTCTCGAGGGCCGAACAGATAGCGTCGGGTCGTCTCCGAATGGATCGCAATCCCACGCACACTAGATTGAACG ATCCTTCGTTGGCTGTCGGTCGCcgtaaagaaatcgacaatgtgATGAAGAGGGCTAGAGCTGCTTCACCGGGTACGTGGGATCGGAAACTCTTAGAAGTCGAAGAAAAAGATCCAAATCG ATGGCGTCATACTGGATACAAGCAGATGTATTTGGACGGTGGTGGAAGCAGCGGTGGTTCAGCGAGTCCACCACCTCGTCGCAGTCGATCTCGCTCTCCGAGAATGCGTCGTTCGCCGCCTCCATTAGTTACGACCACTACACCGTATCACCGTCTCAGCAGGGAGAGAGATCGTAAAGACCACG CCGTAGTTTCGTCTACGCAACGTATACGTCCTGAGACGTCTCAGCCGGTGGTGTCGTCTTCGAGGGATAGGGACAGGGAAAGGGAGCGAGAACGCGAACGCGATCGCGATAGGGAacgtgaaagagaaagagagagGGAAAGGGAAAGGGAGCGTACTAACAGGCCTCCTTTACCTCGTACAAGACCGCCGTCTCCACCGCCTAGACGT ggGGGAAGATCACCATCAGGCTCTTCTGTAAGTAGTTGCTCAGACGACTCGTGTTCAGTTTGTTCAGTCAAAAAACACGGAAGACAACGATctcg GTCTAGATCTTTTTCGGTACCACGTTCGTCTTCGACTAAACTACCACCACCAAGCAGTGGATCTAACTGGCCACCACCGTCGGCACCTCCGTCATCTCAACCCCATAGGAAACTTACTAAGCCTCTCAATTCTGGAAACGCTAATGCTGGGCCATCCACTCTTAGCTTAAGAAGAACAGCTTCATCGACgg TGAGTGGATCTCGTATAAACGTCGCTTCTACAAAAAAACCAAAACCGCCTTCCAGTGCTCCTGTGCCTCCGTCTTCTCGTCTCGGCCCGACTAGCTCACGAGAAGTAGTCACCGATTCGGCTGCAGCTAAGAAACGGTCAAGGGATGAAAAG GTTTTAGAATGGCAAAGAACTCAACTAGACGCTCACAAGACGAGAAAGCCTGAAAAGCCACATCCATCAACACCACCGTCACCTCCAACACAACCTAAAGAACGTCTTCCACATAAA CTCAAAACGCGTATCAAGAAAGAGGACGATCGTCCCAAGAAGAAGTCGACCGGTGATAAAAAGAGTCGCACCGAAAGCGCAAACGCCGACATCAGTCCTGAAGTCATCGCAGCTGCTCTCGCAGGTGACTCGAGTGGCGAAGACGACTCCACCACAGACGACGACAGCTTACAACATCAACACCACAACGAAAACAG GTTAACCCTCTCGGAACGGTTCGGAAAAATGGCGCAATGGTCCGCAGATCGAAGCAATGCGATGCAGAATATGAGGATCACCCGAGGTGCTGCCGTAGATGGCGGTGGTTTGACTGTCCGCATTGAAGAAATCGATAATATGACTGGGGAGCCTACCGGAGAACATGGAACACCACCTCACAG GCATTCCCCGGCTCCAGAAGGACACTATCCAGACGAATTGCTGGCGTCAGCGCCTGGAGGACTACCGTCATGGGACGATGTCAGGGTGCGCTACGATTACTATAAGAAGAGGGGTTATCTCAGAG GTTTAACCCTTTCGGATTATATAAAGTGGGAAGAGTGGTGGTATAGGTATCAGCAGTGGCTGAAGCAGGAACGAAGCTACGAACGATGGACACGCAGCAGCGGAAGCAGCCACCGTCGTCGCCGCGGCAACTCTTCTCAACACTCGGCCAACTGA